In Chloroflexota bacterium, one genomic interval encodes:
- a CDS encoding polysaccharide deacetylase family protein, translated as MRSSTHRRLLVASILCITLLASCSAASRPSATPTPWPTPTATATQAPPTATPAPTCAPCPSPIPTATPLPTPTPTPWPTPDGIARTAYVPILMYHYISVPPRGADAIRRDLSVPPAAFEQQLRYLKENGYQSISLHDLNRHLQRGDPLPPKPVILTFDDGYRDNFEYAFPLLMKYGFTGTFFLVTEPIDRGDEAYLTWPQVMVMSQMGMDMEPHTYTHADLTNKPVDYIVWQVIGSKEAIEERTGKTCRFFAYPSGQYDQNVVDVLKSAYFWGAVVSQAGATHTSDGMFQLRRVRIRGSDTLEQFAQKLTWNW; from the coding sequence ATGAGGTCATCTACCCACAGACGGTTGCTGGTTGCGTCAATCCTTTGCATCACGCTGCTTGCCTCTTGCAGTGCGGCATCCCGACCGTCGGCGACGCCGACGCCCTGGCCCACCCCCACGGCGACGGCCACGCAGGCCCCGCCCACAGCCACACCTGCCCCCACGTGCGCGCCGTGCCCGTCGCCCATCCCCACGGCCACGCCCTTGCCCACGCCCACGCCAACGCCGTGGCCCACGCCCGACGGCATCGCCCGCACCGCCTACGTGCCCATCCTCATGTACCACTACATCTCCGTCCCGCCGCGCGGCGCGGATGCGATCCGCCGCGACCTGTCGGTGCCGCCCGCAGCCTTTGAGCAGCAACTGCGCTACCTCAAGGAGAACGGCTACCAGTCCATCAGCCTGCACGACCTGAACCGCCACCTGCAACGGGGCGACCCGCTGCCCCCCAAGCCCGTCATCCTCACGTTTGACGACGGATACCGCGACAACTTTGAGTATGCGTTCCCGCTGCTGATGAAATACGGGTTCACGGGGACGTTCTTCCTGGTAACGGAACCGATTGATCGGGGCGACGAGGCCTATCTGACCTGGCCGCAGGTGATGGTGATGAGCCAGATGGGCATGGACATGGAGCCGCACACCTACACCCATGCCGACCTCACCAACAAGCCGGTGGACTACATCGTGTGGCAGGTGATCGGCTCCAAGGAGGCCATTGAGGAGCGCACCGGCAAGACGTGCCGCTTCTTCGCCTATCCGTCGGGGCAATACGACCAGAACGTCGTGGACGTGCTGAAGTCGGCCTACTTCTGGGGCGCCGTGGTGTCGCAAGCGGGCGCGACGCACACTTCCGACGGCATGTTCCAACTGCGGCGGGTTCGGATTCGCGGCTCGGACACATTGGAGCAATTCGCCCAGAAGTTGACCTGGAATTGGTGA
- a CDS encoding flippase-like domain-containing protein, with amino-acid sequence MRRTITLILGTLLSLLFLWLAFRQVHLREVWNALRQANPWLVSAALGAFLATQVVKAARWKALFYPEHGARRFGKLLRVIYIGQMVNAAVPARLGEIARAYLLARIEAISAAYALGTVVLEKALDSLMLLLVVLVTSIFMPFPSWVKGSSLVVSGGMVALLAAMTVLSRWESRLPAWVVRVAGPDSWLGRMGVMAALQRAALSLRPLKSLRMNLVLWGWSAGNWALMILTNLLAFWAFGLRLPWTAAPLLLAILNIGIIVPSSPGRIGVFHYLCVLTLGLYGVDPALALACGIVLHALVYVPIFVLGAYFLWRENYDWSRLAELAPLENP; translated from the coding sequence ATGCGACGAACCATCACGCTGATCCTGGGCACGCTGTTGAGCCTGCTGTTCCTGTGGCTGGCCTTCAGGCAGGTGCACCTGCGCGAAGTGTGGAACGCCCTGCGGCAGGCGAACCCGTGGCTGGTGAGCGCGGCGCTCGGGGCGTTTCTGGCAACGCAGGTGGTGAAAGCCGCCCGCTGGAAGGCGCTGTTCTACCCGGAGCACGGGGCGCGGCGGTTCGGAAAACTGCTGCGTGTCATCTACATTGGCCAGATGGTCAATGCGGCCGTGCCTGCGCGCCTGGGCGAGATCGCGCGGGCCTACCTGCTGGCGCGGATTGAGGCCATCAGCGCCGCCTACGCGCTCGGCACCGTGGTGCTTGAAAAGGCGCTGGACAGCCTCATGCTGCTGCTGGTCGTGCTGGTAACGTCAATCTTCATGCCGTTCCCGTCTTGGGTCAAGGGGTCGTCGCTTGTCGTGAGCGGGGGGATGGTGGCGCTGCTGGCGGCCATGACGGTGCTGTCGCGGTGGGAGAGCCGCCTGCCCGCCTGGGTGGTGCGGGTGGCCGGGCCGGACTCCTGGCTAGGACGCATGGGGGTGATGGCTGCGCTGCAGCGCGCTGCCTTGAGCCTCCGGCCGCTCAAGAGTTTGCGGATGAACCTGGTCCTTTGGGGCTGGTCGGCAGGCAATTGGGCGCTCATGATTCTTACCAACCTGCTGGCTTTCTGGGCGTTTGGGCTGCGCCTGCCGTGGACGGCGGCGCCACTCCTGCTGGCCATCCTGAACATCGGGATCATCGTCCCGTCATCGCCCGGGCGAATCGGGGTGTTCCACTACCTCTGCGTCCTCACGTTGGGCCTCTACGGGGTGGATCCCGCGCTGGCGCTGGCCTGCGGGATCGTGCTTCATGCCCTGGTGTACGTTCCCATCTTCGTCCTTGGCGCCTACTTCCTGTGGCGCGAGAACTACGATTGGTCCAGGCTGGCGGAACTTGCCCCGCTGGAAAACCCGTAG